Proteins from one Hoplias malabaricus isolate fHopMal1 chromosome 2, fHopMal1.hap1, whole genome shotgun sequence genomic window:
- the LOC136687514 gene encoding uncharacterized protein isoform X1, producing the protein MLGSALILASVLTACLAAYSQISEAEVQIGGTVILPCNSSVFGRSELDVHWEAMGKDVAFFLNGQLKPGQGYEGRVWLQTSKAMEGDFSLTLTYAVMSDTDLYECLWQGKRSLSTVTLNVLPPPFPDTQTSVTEGQNVTLPCYGKIPKNRPWEKMFIQWLKDDEEVLLFSSGKIIPGPWHLALPPKEVISQGNFSLTVTSVKASDRGIYKCRYKTNDYEAPRSGVPEAYALTVLVSQELGVIATTAEEASIVTEIISSTTRTELFGFISDASHSTTAPNIIKVTSEVLTQPNTTTDFTGLFGDASADSTTAHVGVISEIPPQPNMTTGDLIGLIADTSSDSTAMAETEQVISEIPPQPIMTMDHIGLFAGASSDSTTVPDNVQVIPELLPRPSKSADFVELIADSSSDITTAQDAEGAPALGEDQFQILWDGNVPWVRIGIISGVLLVTAVFLVTLVTLGML; encoded by the exons ATGCTTGGCAGTGCACTGATTTTAGCATCAGTTCTAACAG CATGTCTAGCAGCATATTCTCAGATCAGTGAGGCTGAAGTACAGATTGGGGGAACAGTGATCCTGCCCTGTAACAGCTCAGTGTTTGGCAGAAGTGAATTAGATGTGCACTGGGAGGCCATGGGCAAAGATGTAGCCTTCTTTCTGAATGGTCAGCTCAAACCTGGACAGGGCTACGAGGGACGTGTGTGGCTTCAGACATCTAAGGCTATGGAGGGGGACTTTTCCTTGACTCTAACATATGCAGTCATGAGTGACACAGACCTATATGAGTGCCTGTGGCAGGGAAAGAGAAGCTTATCCACAGTAACGCTGAACGTCTTGC CCCCACCATTTCCTGACACACAAACCTCTGTGACAGAGGGTCAGAATGTCACACTGCCCTGCTATGGCAAAATACCCAAAAATAGACCTTGGGAGAAAATGTTCATCCAGTGGTTGAAAGATGATGAGGAAGTCCTGCTGTTCAGCTCTGGCAAGATCATCCCAGGACCTTGGCATCTGGCATTGCCGCCTAAAGAGGTCATCAGTCAGGGCAATTTTTCCCTGACTGTTACGTCAGTAAAGGCTTCAGACCGGGGCATCTACAAATGCCGCTACAAGACTAATGATTATGAGGCTCCACGAAGTGGAGTTCCTGAAGCATACGCCCTCACTGTTTTAG TTTCCCAAGAACTTGGGGTAATAGCAACTACAGCAGAGGAAGCCAGCATTGTCACTGAGATTATCAGTTCTACCACCAGGACAGAGCTTTTTGGATTTATTAGTGATGCCAGCCACAGCACTACAGCACCCAATATTATCAAAG TGACTTCAGAGGTACTAACCCAGCCAAATACCACAACTGATTTTACTGGGTTATTTGGTGATGCCAGTGCTGACAGCACTACAGCACATGTGGGAG TGATATCAGAGATACCGCCACAGCCAAACATGACTACGGGTGACCTTATTGGGTTAATTGCTGATACTAGTTCAGACAGCACAGCAATGGCAGAGACTGAACAAG TGATATCAGAGATACCACCACAGCCAATCATGACTATGGACCATATTGGGTTATTTGCTGGTGCTAGCTCAGACAGCACAACAGTGCCAGATAATGTACAAG TCATCCCTGAGCTACTACCACGACCAAGTAAGAGTGCTGACTTTGTTGAGTTAATTGCGGATTCCagtagtgacatcacaacaGCTCAGGATGCTGAGGGAGCTCCTGCATTAG GTGAAGACCAATTTCAAATCCTCTGGGATGGAAATGTACCATGGGTTCGCATTGGAATTATTAGTGGAGTACTTTTGGTCACTGCAGTGTTCTTGGTCACATTAGTGACCCTGGGAATGCTTTGA
- the LOC136687514 gene encoding uncharacterized protein isoform X2, translating into MLGSALILASVLTACLAAYSQISEAEVQIGGTVILPCNSSVFGRSELDVHWEAMGKDVAFFLNGQLKPGQGYEGRVWLQTSKAMEGDFSLTLTYAVMSDTDLYECLWQGKRSLSTVTLNVLPPPFPDTQTSVTEGQNVTLPCYGKIPKNRPWEKMFIQWLKDDEEVLLFSSGKIIPGPWHLALPPKEVISQGNFSLTVTSVKASDRGIYKCRYKTNDYEAPRSGVPEAYALTVLVSQELGVIATTAEEASIVTEIISSTTRTELFGFISDASHSTTAPNIIKVTSEVLTQPNTTTDFTGLFGDASADSTTAHVGVISEIPPQPNMTTGDLIGLIADTSSDSTAMAETEQVISEIPPQPIMTMDHIGLFAGASSDSTTVPDNVQVIPELLPRPSKSADFVELIADSSSDITTAQDAEGAPALDLFSSISDF; encoded by the exons ATGCTTGGCAGTGCACTGATTTTAGCATCAGTTCTAACAG CATGTCTAGCAGCATATTCTCAGATCAGTGAGGCTGAAGTACAGATTGGGGGAACAGTGATCCTGCCCTGTAACAGCTCAGTGTTTGGCAGAAGTGAATTAGATGTGCACTGGGAGGCCATGGGCAAAGATGTAGCCTTCTTTCTGAATGGTCAGCTCAAACCTGGACAGGGCTACGAGGGACGTGTGTGGCTTCAGACATCTAAGGCTATGGAGGGGGACTTTTCCTTGACTCTAACATATGCAGTCATGAGTGACACAGACCTATATGAGTGCCTGTGGCAGGGAAAGAGAAGCTTATCCACAGTAACGCTGAACGTCTTGC CCCCACCATTTCCTGACACACAAACCTCTGTGACAGAGGGTCAGAATGTCACACTGCCCTGCTATGGCAAAATACCCAAAAATAGACCTTGGGAGAAAATGTTCATCCAGTGGTTGAAAGATGATGAGGAAGTCCTGCTGTTCAGCTCTGGCAAGATCATCCCAGGACCTTGGCATCTGGCATTGCCGCCTAAAGAGGTCATCAGTCAGGGCAATTTTTCCCTGACTGTTACGTCAGTAAAGGCTTCAGACCGGGGCATCTACAAATGCCGCTACAAGACTAATGATTATGAGGCTCCACGAAGTGGAGTTCCTGAAGCATACGCCCTCACTGTTTTAG TTTCCCAAGAACTTGGGGTAATAGCAACTACAGCAGAGGAAGCCAGCATTGTCACTGAGATTATCAGTTCTACCACCAGGACAGAGCTTTTTGGATTTATTAGTGATGCCAGCCACAGCACTACAGCACCCAATATTATCAAAG TGACTTCAGAGGTACTAACCCAGCCAAATACCACAACTGATTTTACTGGGTTATTTGGTGATGCCAGTGCTGACAGCACTACAGCACATGTGGGAG TGATATCAGAGATACCGCCACAGCCAAACATGACTACGGGTGACCTTATTGGGTTAATTGCTGATACTAGTTCAGACAGCACAGCAATGGCAGAGACTGAACAAG TGATATCAGAGATACCACCACAGCCAATCATGACTATGGACCATATTGGGTTATTTGCTGGTGCTAGCTCAGACAGCACAACAGTGCCAGATAATGTACAAG TCATCCCTGAGCTACTACCACGACCAAGTAAGAGTGCTGACTTTGTTGAGTTAATTGCGGATTCCagtagtgacatcacaacaGCTCAGGATGCTGAGGGAGCTCCTGCATTAG atcTGTTTTCTTCAATTTCAGACTTCTGA
- the LOC136687514 gene encoding uncharacterized protein isoform X4, giving the protein MLGSALILASVLTACLAAYSQISEAEVQIGGTVILPCNSSVFGRSELDVHWEAMGKDVAFFLNGQLKPGQGYEGRVWLQTSKAMEGDFSLTLTYAVMSDTDLYECLWQGKRSLSTVTLNVLPPPFPDTQTSVTEGQNVTLPCYGKIPKNRPWEKMFIQWLKDDEEVLLFSSGKIIPGPWHLALPPKEVISQGNFSLTVTSVKASDRGIYKCRYKTNDYEAPRSGVPEAYALTVLVSQELGVIATTAEEASIVTEIISSTTRTELFGFISDASHSTTAPNIIKVTSEVLTQPNTTTDFTGLFGDASADSTTAHVGVISEIPPQPNMTTGDLIGLIADTSSDSTAMAETEQVISEIPPQPIMTMDHIGLFAGASSDSTTVPDNVQVIPELLPRPSKSADFVELIADSSSDITTAQDAEGAPALDF; this is encoded by the exons ATGCTTGGCAGTGCACTGATTTTAGCATCAGTTCTAACAG CATGTCTAGCAGCATATTCTCAGATCAGTGAGGCTGAAGTACAGATTGGGGGAACAGTGATCCTGCCCTGTAACAGCTCAGTGTTTGGCAGAAGTGAATTAGATGTGCACTGGGAGGCCATGGGCAAAGATGTAGCCTTCTTTCTGAATGGTCAGCTCAAACCTGGACAGGGCTACGAGGGACGTGTGTGGCTTCAGACATCTAAGGCTATGGAGGGGGACTTTTCCTTGACTCTAACATATGCAGTCATGAGTGACACAGACCTATATGAGTGCCTGTGGCAGGGAAAGAGAAGCTTATCCACAGTAACGCTGAACGTCTTGC CCCCACCATTTCCTGACACACAAACCTCTGTGACAGAGGGTCAGAATGTCACACTGCCCTGCTATGGCAAAATACCCAAAAATAGACCTTGGGAGAAAATGTTCATCCAGTGGTTGAAAGATGATGAGGAAGTCCTGCTGTTCAGCTCTGGCAAGATCATCCCAGGACCTTGGCATCTGGCATTGCCGCCTAAAGAGGTCATCAGTCAGGGCAATTTTTCCCTGACTGTTACGTCAGTAAAGGCTTCAGACCGGGGCATCTACAAATGCCGCTACAAGACTAATGATTATGAGGCTCCACGAAGTGGAGTTCCTGAAGCATACGCCCTCACTGTTTTAG TTTCCCAAGAACTTGGGGTAATAGCAACTACAGCAGAGGAAGCCAGCATTGTCACTGAGATTATCAGTTCTACCACCAGGACAGAGCTTTTTGGATTTATTAGTGATGCCAGCCACAGCACTACAGCACCCAATATTATCAAAG TGACTTCAGAGGTACTAACCCAGCCAAATACCACAACTGATTTTACTGGGTTATTTGGTGATGCCAGTGCTGACAGCACTACAGCACATGTGGGAG TGATATCAGAGATACCGCCACAGCCAAACATGACTACGGGTGACCTTATTGGGTTAATTGCTGATACTAGTTCAGACAGCACAGCAATGGCAGAGACTGAACAAG TGATATCAGAGATACCACCACAGCCAATCATGACTATGGACCATATTGGGTTATTTGCTGGTGCTAGCTCAGACAGCACAACAGTGCCAGATAATGTACAAG TCATCCCTGAGCTACTACCACGACCAAGTAAGAGTGCTGACTTTGTTGAGTTAATTGCGGATTCCagtagtgacatcacaacaGCTCAGGATGCTGAGGGAGCTCCTGCATTAG ACTTCTGA
- the LOC136687514 gene encoding programmed cell death 1 ligand 1 isoform X5 has protein sequence MLGSALILASVLTACLAAYSQISEAEVQIGGTVILPCNSSVFGRSELDVHWEAMGKDVAFFLNGQLKPGQGYEGRVWLQTSKAMEGDFSLTLTYAVMSDTDLYECLWQGKRSLSTVTLNVLPPPFPDTQTSVTEGQNVTLPCYGKIPKNRPWEKMFIQWLKDDEEVLLFSSGKIIPGPWHLALPPKEVISQGNFSLTVTSVKASDRGIYKCRYKTNDYEAPRSGVPEAYALTVLVSQELGVIATTAEEASIVTEIISSTTRTELFGFISDASHSTTAPNIIKVTSEVLTQPNTTTDFTGLFGDASADSTTAHVGVISEIPPQPNMTTGDLIGLIADTSSDSTAMAETEQGEDQFQILWDGNVPWVRIGIISGVLLVTAVFLVTLVTLGML, from the exons ATGCTTGGCAGTGCACTGATTTTAGCATCAGTTCTAACAG CATGTCTAGCAGCATATTCTCAGATCAGTGAGGCTGAAGTACAGATTGGGGGAACAGTGATCCTGCCCTGTAACAGCTCAGTGTTTGGCAGAAGTGAATTAGATGTGCACTGGGAGGCCATGGGCAAAGATGTAGCCTTCTTTCTGAATGGTCAGCTCAAACCTGGACAGGGCTACGAGGGACGTGTGTGGCTTCAGACATCTAAGGCTATGGAGGGGGACTTTTCCTTGACTCTAACATATGCAGTCATGAGTGACACAGACCTATATGAGTGCCTGTGGCAGGGAAAGAGAAGCTTATCCACAGTAACGCTGAACGTCTTGC CCCCACCATTTCCTGACACACAAACCTCTGTGACAGAGGGTCAGAATGTCACACTGCCCTGCTATGGCAAAATACCCAAAAATAGACCTTGGGAGAAAATGTTCATCCAGTGGTTGAAAGATGATGAGGAAGTCCTGCTGTTCAGCTCTGGCAAGATCATCCCAGGACCTTGGCATCTGGCATTGCCGCCTAAAGAGGTCATCAGTCAGGGCAATTTTTCCCTGACTGTTACGTCAGTAAAGGCTTCAGACCGGGGCATCTACAAATGCCGCTACAAGACTAATGATTATGAGGCTCCACGAAGTGGAGTTCCTGAAGCATACGCCCTCACTGTTTTAG TTTCCCAAGAACTTGGGGTAATAGCAACTACAGCAGAGGAAGCCAGCATTGTCACTGAGATTATCAGTTCTACCACCAGGACAGAGCTTTTTGGATTTATTAGTGATGCCAGCCACAGCACTACAGCACCCAATATTATCAAAG TGACTTCAGAGGTACTAACCCAGCCAAATACCACAACTGATTTTACTGGGTTATTTGGTGATGCCAGTGCTGACAGCACTACAGCACATGTGGGAG TGATATCAGAGATACCGCCACAGCCAAACATGACTACGGGTGACCTTATTGGGTTAATTGCTGATACTAGTTCAGACAGCACAGCAATGGCAGAGACTGAACAAG GTGAAGACCAATTTCAAATCCTCTGGGATGGAAATGTACCATGGGTTCGCATTGGAATTATTAGTGGAGTACTTTTGGTCACTGCAGTGTTCTTGGTCACATTAGTGACCCTGGGAATGCTTTGA
- the LOC136687514 gene encoding uncharacterized protein isoform X3, which translates to MLGSALILASVLTACLAAYSQISEAEVQIGGTVILPCNSSVFGRSELDVHWEAMGKDVAFFLNGQLKPGQGYEGRVWLQTSKAMEGDFSLTLTYAVMSDTDLYECLWQGKRSLSTVTLNVLPPPFPDTQTSVTEGQNVTLPCYGKIPKNRPWEKMFIQWLKDDEEVLLFSSGKIIPGPWHLALPPKEVISQGNFSLTVTSVKASDRGIYKCRYKTNDYEAPRSGVPEAYALTVLVSQELGVIATTAEEASIVTEIISSTTRTELFGFISDASHSTTAPNIIKVTSEVLTQPNTTTDFTGLFGDASADSTTAHVGVISEIPPQPNMTTGDLIGLIADTSSDSTAMAETEQVISEIPPQPIMTMDHIGLFAGASSDSTTVPDNVQGEDQFQILWDGNVPWVRIGIISGVLLVTAVFLVTLVTLGML; encoded by the exons ATGCTTGGCAGTGCACTGATTTTAGCATCAGTTCTAACAG CATGTCTAGCAGCATATTCTCAGATCAGTGAGGCTGAAGTACAGATTGGGGGAACAGTGATCCTGCCCTGTAACAGCTCAGTGTTTGGCAGAAGTGAATTAGATGTGCACTGGGAGGCCATGGGCAAAGATGTAGCCTTCTTTCTGAATGGTCAGCTCAAACCTGGACAGGGCTACGAGGGACGTGTGTGGCTTCAGACATCTAAGGCTATGGAGGGGGACTTTTCCTTGACTCTAACATATGCAGTCATGAGTGACACAGACCTATATGAGTGCCTGTGGCAGGGAAAGAGAAGCTTATCCACAGTAACGCTGAACGTCTTGC CCCCACCATTTCCTGACACACAAACCTCTGTGACAGAGGGTCAGAATGTCACACTGCCCTGCTATGGCAAAATACCCAAAAATAGACCTTGGGAGAAAATGTTCATCCAGTGGTTGAAAGATGATGAGGAAGTCCTGCTGTTCAGCTCTGGCAAGATCATCCCAGGACCTTGGCATCTGGCATTGCCGCCTAAAGAGGTCATCAGTCAGGGCAATTTTTCCCTGACTGTTACGTCAGTAAAGGCTTCAGACCGGGGCATCTACAAATGCCGCTACAAGACTAATGATTATGAGGCTCCACGAAGTGGAGTTCCTGAAGCATACGCCCTCACTGTTTTAG TTTCCCAAGAACTTGGGGTAATAGCAACTACAGCAGAGGAAGCCAGCATTGTCACTGAGATTATCAGTTCTACCACCAGGACAGAGCTTTTTGGATTTATTAGTGATGCCAGCCACAGCACTACAGCACCCAATATTATCAAAG TGACTTCAGAGGTACTAACCCAGCCAAATACCACAACTGATTTTACTGGGTTATTTGGTGATGCCAGTGCTGACAGCACTACAGCACATGTGGGAG TGATATCAGAGATACCGCCACAGCCAAACATGACTACGGGTGACCTTATTGGGTTAATTGCTGATACTAGTTCAGACAGCACAGCAATGGCAGAGACTGAACAAG TGATATCAGAGATACCACCACAGCCAATCATGACTATGGACCATATTGGGTTATTTGCTGGTGCTAGCTCAGACAGCACAACAGTGCCAGATAATGTACAAG GTGAAGACCAATTTCAAATCCTCTGGGATGGAAATGTACCATGGGTTCGCATTGGAATTATTAGTGGAGTACTTTTGGTCACTGCAGTGTTCTTGGTCACATTAGTGACCCTGGGAATGCTTTGA